Proteins from a single region of Ischnura elegans chromosome 2, ioIscEleg1.1, whole genome shotgun sequence:
- the LOC124174221 gene encoding classical arabinogalactan protein 9: protein MGSNPVPPTPSASDQQQTAKASVHQLTSSSEDSGSCAPPPAANPAPPAAVITPPPATANPPAAHAAPPAAANTQPPAAKQPAIAPVQNTVIHVSHSSQFTHAHSPCQSLDFTTFHGKRRNKPITVTPIIAPINRYALLAN from the coding sequence ATGGGGTCAAACCCGGTGCCGCCAACCCCCAGTGCTTCGGACCAACAACAAACTGCTAAGGCATCCGTTCATCAACTCACCAGCTCCTCTGAGGATTCCGGATCCTGTGCACCCCCGCCTGCTGCCAATCCAGCGCCGCCTGCAGCCGTCATCACGCCGCCTCCGGCCACCGCCAACCCGCCAGCCGCCCACGCTGCGCCACCTGCAGCCGCCAACACGCAGCCACCTGCTGCCAAGCAGCCCGCCATCGCCCCGGTCCAGAACACGGTGATCCATGTAAGCCACTCCAGCCAATTCACGCACGCGCATTCCCCATGTCAGAGCCTGGATTTCACCACATTTCATGGTAAACGTAGAAATAAGCCAATTACTGTTACTCCGATCATTGCTCCTATTAATAGATATGCTCTTCTTGCCAATTAA